A section of the Labrus mixtus chromosome 15, fLabMix1.1, whole genome shotgun sequence genome encodes:
- the LOC132989467 gene encoding glucose-induced degradation protein 8-B homolog, with protein sequence MSYAEKPEDITREEWMDKLNNVHIQRADMNRLIMNYLVTEGFKEAAEKFRMESGIEPSVDLDSLDERIKIREMILKGQIQDAIALINSLHPELLDTNRYLYFHLQQQHLIELIRLRETEAALEFAQSQLAEQGEESRECLTEMERTLALLAFDNPEESPFGDLLNMMQRQKVWSEVNQCVLDYENRESTPKLAKLLKLLLWAQNELDQKKVKYPKMTDLSKGTIEDPK encoded by the exons ATGAGTTATGCAGAGAAGCCGGAGGACATAACAAGGGAAGAGTGGATGGATAAACTCAACAATGTCCACATTCAGAGAGCGGACATGAACAGGCTTATTATGAATTACCTTGTGACAG AGGGTTTCAAGGAGGCAGCAGAGAAGTTCAGAATGGAGTCAGGGATCGAGCCCAGTGTGGATTTGGATTCCCTAGATGAAAGAATCAAGATCAGAGAGATGATCTTGAAGGGACAGATTCAGGATGCCATTGCACTGATCAACAGTCTGCACCCAGAACTGCTGGATACAAACCGTTACCTCTACTTTCACCTACAG cagcagcatctgatTGAGCTGATTCGTTTGAGGGAGACTGAAGCGGCCCTTGAATTTGCTCAGTCTCAGTTAGCAGAGCAGGGCGAAGAGAGCCGAGAATGTCTGACCGAGATGGAGAGGACACTGGCCCTGCTGGCGTTCGACAACCCCGAGGAGTCACCTTTTGGAGATCTGCTCAATATGATGCAGAGACAAAAG GTCTGGAGTGAAGTGAATCAGTGTGTGCTAGACTATGAAAACAGAGAGTCAACACCCAAGCTGGCCAAACTTCTGAAGCTGCTTCTTTGGGCTCAAAATGAACTTGACCAAAAGAAAGTGAAGTATCCCAAAATGACAGACCTCAGCAAGGGAACCATTGAAGACCCCAAATAA